The nucleotide sequence TGGTCACTAACTTTACTTAATTCTTCGTAAGCGTAAGCTACTTCTTCTGGTTGTGTGTAAAGTTTAGAATCGTCAACATCTGTATTGTCAACACCATCTTCTTCTCCTCCAGTAATACCCAATTCAATTTCTAGCGTCATTCCCATTTTACTCATACGTTGAAGATATTGTTTACATATTTCTATGTTTTCTTCAATAGGTTCTTCCGATAGGTCAATCATGTGTGAACTATAAAGAGGCTTACCAGTTTCTGTAAAATACTGTTCACTTGCGTTAAGAAGTCCATCAATCCATGGTAAAAGTTTTTTAGCACAGTGATCGGTATGCAAAATTACAGGAACACCATATTCTTTTGCCAATAAGTGCACATGTTTTGCACCAGCTACTGAGCCTGCAATAGCAGCTTTTTGATTATCGTTTGATAGTCCTTTTCCTGCATTAAAATGTGCGCCACTATTAGAGAATTGTATAATTACAGGAGCATTTAAATCTCTTGCTGTTTCTAAAACAGCGTTAATACTATTTGAACCAACAACATTTACAGCAGGTAATGCAAATCCCTTTTCTTTGGCAAGTTTGAAAATTTCTTGAACCTCTTTTCCTGTTGCTACACCAGCTTTAATATTATGTCCCATTTTGTATTGTTTTTGTAGATGATTTTTAAAATTCAAAAATACATAAATTTTAATCAAAATTAGTTTACAAAAAGAGTCAAAAAACTAAAAATACTACGCAAACGTTATAGATGAATATTGAAGAATTATGTTAAAAAGGATAGTTAATTCCTATGTTATATACAGCATTTCCGAAATTATAGTCATTAAACCACCGATTTGCTGTTTTGTATGATGGATCGTAGGTTTTAAAACCAATATCGCCTCTAAAAACAAAGAACCCGAAATCATATCTTAACCCAAATCCTGAGCCTATAGCAATATCTTTAAAAGAGTTAAAGTTTGTAAATGTAGCATTTGGGTCATTCTCATTATCTAGTACATTCCAAATATTTCCTGCGTCTATAAAAAGGGCGCCATTTAGGTTTCCAAATAAATTAAAACGGTGTTCTAAGCTAAGTGCAATTTTCATATTAGCTTCATTAAATTCGTTATTGCTATCCGAACTTCCAGGTCCTAGATTGTATGCTGTCCAAGCTCTGTTATCATTTGCCCCACCAGCAAAAAAACTTTTAGAAAATGGAATGCTGTTAGAATTACCATAGGGTATTGCAATACCAAAGAAACTTCTTATAGCAATAACATTGTTTCTGCCAATATCCCAATGTTTTATGTAATCAAATTCGGTTTTAATATATTGAGAGTAAGGTACTCCAAACAACTCATATTTGTTGTCATTATTTTTATTTAATCCTAATAGTTTTGATGTAGTAGTTAATAAATTCCCTGCGGATTCTAATTTAAATCGGAATATAGAAAAAGTTTCATCAACT is from Pontimicrobium sp. SW4 and encodes:
- the fbaA gene encoding class II fructose-bisphosphate aldolase, which gives rise to MGHNIKAGVATGKEVQEIFKLAKEKGFALPAVNVVGSNSINAVLETARDLNAPVIIQFSNSGAHFNAGKGLSNDNQKAAIAGSVAGAKHVHLLAKEYGVPVILHTDHCAKKLLPWIDGLLNASEQYFTETGKPLYSSHMIDLSEEPIEENIEICKQYLQRMSKMGMTLEIELGITGGEEDGVDNTDVDDSKLYTQPEEVAYAYEELSKVSDQFTIAAAFGNVHGVYKPGNVKLTPKILKNSQEFVSKKYNLGHNHIDFVFHGGSGSTVEEIREAIGYGVIKMNIDTDMQYAFMCGIRDYFKTNEAYLQSQIGNPDGDDVPNKKYYDPRKWLREAENSFVERLKKAFEDLNNVNTL